From Candidatus Poribacteria bacterium, the proteins below share one genomic window:
- a CDS encoding ACT domain-containing protein, which produces MKLKQISVFLENKVGRLAEVTKLLGDAGINLRALSLADTIDFGVLRLIVDNPEKALDVLKENGFTASQTDVLGVEVPDRPGGLAGILQLLAPEGINVEYMYAFVEKSGDNALVVFRVEEVDKTIDLLQKAGVKLVSTEDLYEL; this is translated from the coding sequence ATGAAGCTTAAGCAGATATCCGTCTTTCTGGAAAACAAGGTCGGAAGACTGGCGGAGGTGACTAAACTTTTAGGCGATGCGGGGATAAACCTGAGGGCGCTATCGTTGGCGGATACGATCGACTTCGGCGTGCTGCGGCTCATCGTGGATAACCCCGAAAAAGCTCTCGATGTCTTGAAGGAAAATGGTTTCACCGCTTCCCAGACCGATGTTCTGGGTGTTGAGGTGCCGGATAGACCTGGGGGATTGGCGGGAATACTTCAGTTACTCGCTCCAGAGGGGATAAACGTCGAATACATGTACGCGTTCGTCGAGAAATCCGGGGATAACGCCCTTGTGGTCTTTAGGGTGGAGGAGGTGGATAAAACGATAGATCTGCTTCAGAAGGCGGGCGTTAAGCTGGTGAGCACGGAGGATCTCTATGAGCTTTAG